A genomic stretch from Bacterioplanes sanyensis includes:
- the tatA gene encoding Sec-independent protein translocase subunit TatA: protein MLGGISIWQLLIVLAIVIMIFGTKKLRSLGGDLGGAVKGFKKAMNDDEAKNDADSKDSDPLKTLPKDDDTVQDADFSKTKDKENR, encoded by the coding sequence ATGCTCGGCGGTATCAGTATCTGGCAACTTCTAATCGTGCTGGCCATTGTCATCATGATCTTTGGCACCAAAAAACTGCGCAGCCTCGGCGGCGATCTCGGCGGTGCGGTCAAAGGCTTTAAGAAAGCCATGAACGACGACGAAGCAAAAAACGACGCCGACAGCAAAGACAGCGATCCGCTGAAAACCTTGCCTAAAGATGACGACACGGTGCAAGACGCCGACTTCAGCAAAACCAAGGACAAAGAAAACCGCTAA
- the tatC gene encoding twin-arginine translocase subunit TatC, with product MSQDQEQPLIAHLIELRNRLLRSILVVLVLFLCLFYFANDLYLILVEPLSSLLPDSSNMIATGVASPFLVPFKMTLVLAVLLAVPFILHQIWSFIAPGLYQHEKRFAIPLLVTSIVLFYSGIAFAYFVVLPLAFAFFTAAGPEGISFLPDISNILNFILKIFFAFGIAFEIPIATFLMVLTGITTVESLSEKRPYIFVGCFVVGMLVTPPDVISQTILAVPMWLLFEIGVLCARMIKAPEASANEQDPA from the coding sequence ATGAGCCAGGACCAAGAGCAACCGTTAATTGCCCACCTGATTGAATTGCGCAACCGCCTATTACGATCCATTTTGGTCGTACTGGTGTTGTTTTTGTGCTTATTCTATTTTGCTAACGATCTGTATTTAATTCTGGTGGAACCGCTGTCCAGCTTATTGCCCGACAGCAGCAACATGATCGCCACCGGCGTGGCATCGCCGTTTTTGGTGCCCTTCAAAATGACTCTGGTACTGGCGGTATTGCTGGCGGTGCCGTTTATTTTGCATCAGATCTGGTCGTTTATTGCGCCCGGTTTGTATCAGCATGAAAAGCGCTTCGCCATTCCGCTGCTGGTGACCAGTATTGTGCTGTTCTATAGCGGTATTGCCTTTGCCTATTTTGTGGTACTGCCGCTCGCCTTTGCGTTCTTTACTGCCGCAGGGCCAGAGGGCATTTCCTTTTTGCCCGACATCAGCAACATCTTAAATTTCATTCTGAAAATATTCTTTGCCTTTGGCATCGCCTTTGAGATTCCCATCGCCACCTTTTTGATGGTGCTTACCGGCATTACCACCGTGGAATCACTCAGTGAAAAGCGCCCGTACATTTTTGTGGGTTGCTTCGTTGTCGGGATGCTAGTGACACCGCCGGATGTCATCTCACAAACCATTCTTGCCGTGCCTATGTGGCTGCTGTTTGAAATCGGTGTGCTGTGCGCGCGTATGATCAAAGCGCCAGAGGCCAGTGCTAATGAGCAGGATCCGGCCTAA
- the ubiB gene encoding ubiquinone biosynthesis regulatory protein kinase UbiB, translating into MANWWRLWKILFVFTKYRLDSLVPLQQMPLSLRLLLWLAPWRLNPVPSKLSRGERLRLALESLGPIFVKFGQILSTRPDLIPDDIVAELRRLQDDVPPFAEAQAIALIEDQLGRPVSELFAEFSSKPLASASIAQVHAARLHPQVAHDSGQEVVVKVVRPGIENTIERDLQLLETMARLLVKYSADGRRLKPLEVVEDYRHTIYGELDLQIEASNATQLKRNFNGSELLYMPDVYWEFTRSKVMVSERIYGIPVADVAALHAQNTDMKRLAERGVEIFFTQVFRDSFFHADMHPGNIFVSRQHPDQPQYIAIDCGIVGSLTEEDQNYLAMNLLAFFNQDYHQVAQLHIDSGWVPPSTKVHEFAAAIRSVCEPIFDKPLAEISFGQVLIQLFSTARRFNMEVQPQLVLLQKTLLNIEGLGRQLYPQLDLWTTAKPFLERWMRDRFGPKAAWRELKRQLPGWIEKGPQIPGLVHGALSRLNHMDEQQQALQHELAALREDMQQQRQQRRHQALGTTTFISGGFLWWQAMYFGVPDLLGLSVAAAGMIWLVIKA; encoded by the coding sequence ATGGCCAACTGGTGGCGCCTGTGGAAAATTCTGTTTGTTTTCACCAAATACCGGCTCGATAGCCTAGTACCACTGCAGCAAATGCCGCTGTCACTGCGCTTGTTATTGTGGCTCGCGCCATGGCGATTAAACCCAGTACCGTCCAAACTCAGCCGCGGTGAACGCCTGCGCCTGGCGCTGGAGTCTCTGGGACCGATCTTCGTCAAATTTGGCCAGATTCTCTCGACCCGCCCAGATCTGATTCCCGACGATATCGTCGCCGAACTGCGCCGTCTGCAAGACGATGTACCACCCTTTGCCGAAGCCCAAGCCATTGCTTTGATCGAAGACCAGCTGGGCCGACCTGTCAGTGAATTGTTTGCCGAATTCTCTTCCAAGCCACTGGCGTCGGCATCCATCGCGCAAGTTCACGCTGCCCGTTTACATCCACAAGTGGCTCACGACAGCGGTCAGGAGGTGGTGGTCAAGGTGGTGCGCCCCGGCATTGAAAACACCATTGAGCGCGATTTGCAGTTGCTGGAAACCATGGCGCGCTTGTTGGTCAAGTATTCCGCCGATGGCCGGCGACTCAAGCCGCTGGAAGTGGTGGAAGATTACCGCCACACCATTTATGGCGAGTTGGATTTGCAAATCGAGGCCTCCAATGCCACCCAGCTAAAGCGCAATTTCAACGGCTCTGAACTGTTGTACATGCCGGATGTGTATTGGGAGTTTACCCGCAGCAAGGTGATGGTCAGCGAGCGCATTTATGGCATTCCAGTGGCCGACGTAGCTGCCTTGCATGCGCAAAATACCGACATGAAACGGCTGGCCGAGCGTGGCGTGGAAATCTTCTTTACCCAAGTATTCCGTGACAGCTTTTTCCATGCCGACATGCACCCGGGCAACATCTTTGTATCACGCCAGCACCCGGATCAACCGCAGTACATCGCCATCGACTGCGGCATTGTCGGCAGCCTGACAGAAGAAGATCAAAACTACCTAGCAATGAACCTGCTGGCCTTTTTCAATCAGGATTATCATCAGGTCGCACAGCTGCACATTGACTCCGGCTGGGTGCCGCCGAGCACCAAGGTGCACGAGTTTGCCGCCGCCATTCGCAGTGTCTGTGAACCCATCTTCGACAAACCGCTGGCCGAGATTTCCTTTGGCCAAGTGCTGATCCAACTATTCAGCACCGCCCGGCGCTTCAATATGGAAGTACAGCCACAGTTGGTGTTGTTGCAGAAGACTCTGCTCAATATCGAAGGCTTGGGCCGCCAGCTGTACCCACAGCTGGATTTATGGACCACCGCCAAGCCCTTTCTGGAGCGCTGGATGCGCGATCGCTTTGGCCCGAAGGCGGCCTGGCGCGAGCTCAAACGCCAACTGCCCGGCTGGATCGAAAAGGGGCCGCAAATTCCTGGGCTGGTACACGGTGCGCTTAGTCGCTTAAACCATATGGACGAGCAACAACAAGCCCTGCAACACGAACTGGCGGCCCTGCGTGAGGACATGCAGCAGCAACGTCAGCAACGCCGCCACCAAGCACTGGGCACCACCACCTTTATCAGCGGTGGCTTTTTATGGTGGCAAGCCATGTATTTTGGCGTACCTGATTTGCTCGGCCTGTCTGTCGCCGCGGCGGGCATGATCTGGCTGGTGATCAAAGCCTGA
- the ubiE gene encoding bifunctional demethylmenaquinone methyltransferase/2-methoxy-6-polyprenyl-1,4-benzoquinol methylase UbiE: MSEQHPKDDTTHFGYQTIEADKKQAMVADVFHSVASKYDLMNDLMSFGVHRLWKRFTIDMSGVRPGNSVLDLAGGTGDLTKKFSRIVGPSGRVVLADINSSMLNVGRDRLTDQGYVGNIEYVQANAECLPFDDNSFDVITIAFGLRNVTDKDAALRSMTRVLKPGGRLLVLEFSKPTNPLMSKAYDLYSFSALPVMGKLVAGDSDSYQYLAESIRMHPDQETLKGMMEEAGLVRCSYHNMTSGVVALHRGIKP; this comes from the coding sequence ATGTCAGAGCAGCACCCCAAAGACGATACGACTCACTTTGGCTACCAGACCATCGAAGCCGATAAAAAGCAGGCCATGGTGGCGGATGTGTTCCATTCGGTGGCCAGCAAATACGATCTGATGAACGATCTGATGTCGTTTGGTGTGCACCGTTTGTGGAAGCGCTTTACCATCGACATGAGCGGCGTGCGCCCGGGCAACAGCGTATTGGATTTGGCCGGCGGCACCGGCGATCTGACCAAGAAGTTCTCCCGCATCGTTGGCCCCAGCGGCCGTGTGGTACTGGCGGACATCAACTCGTCGATGCTGAACGTCGGCCGTGATCGCCTGACCGACCAAGGTTACGTGGGCAATATTGAATACGTGCAAGCCAATGCCGAATGCCTGCCGTTTGACGACAACAGCTTCGACGTTATTACCATCGCCTTTGGCCTGCGTAATGTCACCGACAAAGACGCGGCCTTGCGCTCCATGACCCGCGTATTAAAGCCCGGTGGCCGTTTGCTGGTGTTGGAATTCTCCAAGCCAACCAACCCGCTGATGAGCAAAGCCTACGACTTGTATTCTTTTTCTGCTCTGCCGGTGATGGGCAAACTGGTGGCGGGTGACAGCGACAGTTATCAATATCTGGCGGAATCGATTCGCATGCACCCAGATCAGGAAACCTTAAAAGGCATGATGGAAGAAGCCGGTCTGGTGCGTTGCAGCTACCACAATATGACCAGCGGCGTGGTCGCTCTGCATCGCGGTATTAAACCCTGA
- the tatB gene encoding Sec-independent protein translocase protein TatB gives MFDIGFLELMVIAIIGLLVLGPERLPKAARTAGLFLGRIRRSLNNIQDDLERQIRTEELREKLKDPYATFLDDDAQQADKTANTAATPANPAPTQTNTAQSNTAPTSIPAATTPTTDTAASASAEPKRAAHDDKPS, from the coding sequence ATGTTCGATATCGGTTTCCTGGAGCTGATGGTGATCGCCATCATCGGCCTATTGGTGTTGGGGCCAGAGCGATTGCCGAAAGCGGCGCGCACGGCGGGTTTGTTTCTCGGCCGTATCCGCCGTTCATTGAATAATATTCAGGACGATCTGGAGCGGCAGATCCGCACCGAAGAGCTGCGCGAAAAGCTCAAAGACCCGTACGCCACCTTCCTGGACGATGACGCGCAGCAGGCGGATAAAACCGCCAACACGGCTGCTACGCCAGCCAACCCAGCGCCGACTCAAACGAACACGGCACAAAGCAATACAGCGCCGACCAGCATACCAGCAGCAACGACGCCGACCACCGACACTGCCGCTTCGGCATCCGCTGAGCCGAAACGCGCCGCACACGACGATAAGCCTTCATGA
- a CDS encoding ubiquinone biosynthesis accessory factor UbiJ: protein MSSVWQAALVPAEHAINTLLRHDPATLASLAPLQGQLIALHIAELPITVGIRLFDHGITLSPVADMANASLHGRLTDFIQLASSNDKANALIRSDIDLGGDTELVLALSRIANRLDIDWEALISPMTGGILAHQLGKQVRGLLRWGSDTAATNRIAVRDYLQDETGAVVHTQELDIYAEQVDQLHLATDRLAARLQLLEQQRMKD, encoded by the coding sequence ATGAGCAGTGTCTGGCAGGCGGCGCTGGTGCCCGCCGAGCACGCCATCAATACCCTGTTGCGCCACGACCCCGCAACGCTGGCGTCGCTGGCGCCGCTGCAAGGACAGTTGATCGCGCTGCACATTGCTGAGCTGCCGATTACCGTCGGCATTCGCTTGTTTGATCACGGCATCACCCTATCGCCGGTGGCAGATATGGCCAACGCCAGTTTGCACGGCCGCCTTACCGACTTCATTCAGCTGGCCAGCAGCAACGACAAAGCCAACGCCTTGATTCGCAGCGACATCGACTTAGGCGGCGACACCGAGCTGGTGCTGGCGCTGTCGCGCATTGCCAACCGGCTCGATATCGACTGGGAGGCGCTCATCAGCCCAATGACAGGCGGCATACTGGCGCATCAATTGGGCAAGCAAGTACGCGGTTTGCTGCGTTGGGGGAGCGACACCGCCGCCACCAACCGCATTGCCGTGCGCGATTACCTGCAAGATGAAACCGGCGCCGTGGTGCACACGCAAGAACTGGACATCTATGCCGAGCAAGTCGATCAGCTGCATCTGGCCACCGACCGCCTGGCGGCACGCTTACAGCTGTTAGAACAACAGCGCATGAAGGACTGA
- a CDS encoding GFA family protein produces MTTQAQCLCGKVQLTVADLNPNFTVCHCRSCLQWNGGPLMMSPCGQAVELSGSDAIREYDSSPWAVRAFCQHCGTHLYSRFKQDNSYSLPVGLFAGQQFTMVMQYFIDRKPDYYCFSNDTDTLNSAQIAELYGQ; encoded by the coding sequence ATGACCACGCAAGCACAATGCTTATGCGGCAAGGTGCAATTGACCGTTGCTGATCTGAACCCGAACTTTACCGTCTGCCACTGCCGCAGCTGCCTGCAATGGAACGGCGGCCCACTGATGATGAGTCCTTGCGGCCAAGCGGTGGAGCTTTCCGGCAGCGACGCCATTCGAGAGTACGATTCATCGCCCTGGGCAGTGCGCGCGTTTTGCCAGCACTGTGGCACTCATTTGTACAGCCGCTTTAAACAAGACAACAGCTACAGCCTGCCCGTTGGTCTGTTTGCGGGCCAACAGTTCACTATGGTGATGCAGTATTTTATCGATAGGAAACCCGACTACTATTGCTTCAGCAATGACACCGACACCCTCAATAGCGCACAAATCGCCGAGCTTTACGGGCAGTAG
- the hisI gene encoding phosphoribosyl-AMP cyclohydrolase yields the protein MGNWLNDVKWDEQGLVPAIAQDHQSGRVLMMAWMNREALLLTVKEQRAIYYSRSRQQLWRKGESSGHVQKLHEVRLDCDADVIVLQVEQIGGIACHTGRESCFYRVYDNDAWRTVDEVIKDPKDIY from the coding sequence ATGGGCAACTGGCTGAATGACGTAAAGTGGGATGAGCAGGGGTTAGTGCCCGCCATCGCTCAGGATCACCAAAGCGGTCGCGTCTTGATGATGGCGTGGATGAATCGCGAAGCACTGCTGCTGACCGTCAAAGAGCAGCGCGCGATCTACTACTCGCGCTCACGCCAACAACTGTGGCGCAAAGGCGAAAGCTCCGGCCATGTGCAAAAGCTGCACGAAGTGCGCCTCGACTGCGATGCTGACGTCATCGTGCTGCAAGTGGAACAGATCGGCGGCATCGCTTGCCATACCGGCCGTGAAAGCTGTTTCTATCGGGTGTACGACAACGACGCCTGGCGCACCGTAGACGAAGTCATCAAAGACCCCAAAGACATCTACTAA
- a CDS encoding histidine triad nucleotide-binding protein: MSDCLFCKIVAGEIPARVAYEDDQLLAFHDINPKADTHLLVIPKRHIDNLNHLTEADAALMGQLLLKLPVIARQQQLNGFRTITNTGVEGGQDVFHMHFHILGGANLPGF; encoded by the coding sequence ATGAGCGATTGCCTGTTTTGCAAAATTGTTGCCGGAGAAATACCCGCACGCGTCGCCTATGAAGACGACCAATTGCTGGCCTTTCACGACATCAATCCCAAAGCAGACACCCACTTATTGGTGATTCCGAAGCGGCACATCGACAACCTGAACCATCTGACCGAGGCCGATGCCGCACTGATGGGACAGCTGCTGTTGAAACTGCCGGTGATTGCGCGGCAGCAGCAGCTGAACGGCTTTCGCACCATCACCAATACTGGTGTTGAAGGCGGCCAGGACGTGTTTCACATGCATTTTCATATACTGGGCGGTGCAAACCTGCCCGGTTTTTGA
- a CDS encoding phosphoribosyl-ATP diphosphatase, translating into MSDILSALGDILEQRKNADADSSYVASLYHKGLNKILEKVGEEATETILAAKDAEHSGDNRDVVYETADLWFHSLVALAQLGERPEAVLQELARRFDISGLEEKASRQPK; encoded by the coding sequence ATGAGTGATATTCTCTCGGCTCTGGGTGATATCCTGGAGCAACGTAAAAACGCCGACGCAGACTCGTCTTATGTGGCCAGCTTGTACCACAAAGGGCTGAATAAGATACTGGAAAAAGTCGGCGAAGAGGCAACCGAGACCATACTGGCGGCCAAAGACGCAGAGCACAGTGGTGACAACCGCGACGTTGTGTATGAAACCGCCGATTTGTGGTTTCATTCACTAGTCGCTTTGGCGCAGCTGGGCGAGCGCCCAGAAGCCGTGCTGCAGGAGCTGGCGCGCCGCTTTGATATCTCAGGTTTGGAAGAAAAGGCCTCACGCCAGCCCAAATGA